One genomic region from Haloarcula taiwanensis encodes:
- a CDS encoding asparaginase has protein sequence MHVIVHGGAGSPPASPATRQATLTDAAEQAAKAERPMEAVLAALRPLESDPAFNAGVGGAVQSDGEVRTDAGMMTHDGQTGAACAMSGVVHAADVARTVAAETPHVLLAGDEAVAFAAGSGVETDRDLTTAETRQRYERANPPDGGPADHLDWVRAHFSGTDTVGAVATDGDRLAAATSTAGRWFALAGRVGDVPQIGAGFYADDRGGASATGEGEPIARFGLARHAVEQLDTYGPRQAAEEAIADFEDATGGRAGVIVLDRAGHTGAERNTAAMQTARR, from the coding sequence ATGCACGTCATCGTTCACGGCGGCGCGGGCAGTCCACCGGCGTCACCGGCTACTCGGCAGGCAACTCTCACAGACGCCGCTGAACAGGCAGCGAAGGCGGAGCGCCCGATGGAGGCGGTTCTGGCCGCGCTTCGGCCCCTCGAATCCGACCCGGCGTTCAACGCCGGCGTCGGTGGAGCCGTCCAGAGTGACGGTGAAGTCCGGACTGACGCCGGAATGATGACCCACGACGGCCAGACCGGGGCAGCGTGTGCAATGTCTGGCGTTGTACACGCTGCGGACGTGGCCCGTACTGTGGCAGCTGAGACGCCACACGTCCTTCTTGCTGGCGACGAGGCCGTGGCGTTCGCGGCGGGCTCCGGCGTCGAAACCGATCGCGACCTCACGACTGCAGAGACGCGACAGCGATACGAGCGCGCGAACCCGCCTGATGGTGGCCCTGCCGACCATCTCGACTGGGTCCGTGCGCATTTCAGCGGCACTGACACCGTCGGCGCGGTTGCGACCGACGGGGACCGGCTTGCGGCGGCGACATCGACCGCCGGGCGCTGGTTCGCGCTGGCAGGTCGGGTCGGCGACGTGCCGCAGATCGGCGCTGGCTTTTACGCTGATGACCGCGGTGGTGCGAGCGCGACCGGCGAAGGGGAGCCTATCGCCCGGTTCGGGTTAGCCCGCCATGCAGTCGAACAATTAGACACGTACGGCCCGCGACAGGCCGCCGAGGAGGCGATTGCGGACTTCGAGGACGCGACCGGCGGGCGTGCTGGCGTGATCGTTCTCGACCGGGCCGGCCATACCGGGGCCGAACGGAACACCGCCGCAATGCAGACCGCGCGGAGATAG
- a CDS encoding quinol oxidase, with the protein MGDDSSRSWLALGRLLFGLGVALQAAEDFRDMEDAIEYAESAGVPAPDLLAPLASGMMLVGGLGTAFWRLPRVSTGAVATFLAVVTPTMHDFWNAEPDDRGGERLAFFGNLAMFGAAVTFLREAYSGD; encoded by the coding sequence ATGGGTGACGACTCATCACGTAGCTGGCTCGCGCTCGGACGACTGTTGTTTGGCCTCGGCGTGGCCCTTCAGGCCGCTGAAGACTTCCGCGATATGGAGGACGCAATCGAGTACGCCGAGTCGGCGGGTGTCCCCGCGCCGGACCTGTTGGCCCCACTGGCCTCGGGGATGATGCTGGTCGGCGGGCTGGGGACGGCATTCTGGCGGCTCCCACGGGTTTCGACCGGTGCCGTTGCCACGTTCCTTGCCGTCGTCACGCCGACGATGCACGACTTCTGGAACGCCGAGCCGGATGACCGTGGCGGCGAGCGCCTGGCCTTCTTCGGGAACCTCGCGATGTTCGGTGCAGCGGTAACGTTCCTTCGCGAAGCCTACAGCGGCGACTGA
- a CDS encoding NADP-dependent isocitrate dehydrogenase, translating to MGYDYDKVEVPDEGQQIQVTEDDELDVPENPIIPIIHGDGIGTDVGPAAQKVLEAAANATGRDISWMRVYAGQSARDKYDENLPDDTVEAIKEFNVAIKGPLTTPVGAGFRSLNVALRKTLDLYANVRPTYHIDGVPSPVKDPEEMDMVTFRENTEDVYAGIEWEAGTDEVEEVKEFVEEEMDFDETIHDGPVGIGVKPITEFGTKRLVREAIDYALEEDRDSVTLVHKGNIMKFTEGAFRDWGYEVAEEEYGENVITEDELWDEYDGEQPEGSLVVNDRIADNMLQQLLTRTDEYDVIATMNLNGDYMSDAAGAQIGGLGIAPGANFGSARCLAEPVHGSAPKYAGEDKVNPTAMILSGRLMLEYMGWKDAGQLVRDAVEETISSGDVTYDLERQIEGGNKLATSEFADKVVENIEKLS from the coding sequence ATGGGCTACGATTACGACAAAGTGGAGGTTCCTGACGAGGGACAGCAGATTCAGGTCACGGAGGACGACGAACTCGACGTTCCGGAGAACCCGATCATCCCAATCATCCACGGGGACGGTATCGGGACGGACGTCGGTCCGGCCGCACAGAAGGTGCTCGAAGCCGCCGCGAACGCCACCGGTCGTGACATCTCCTGGATGCGCGTCTACGCCGGCCAGTCCGCCCGGGACAAGTACGACGAGAACCTCCCTGATGACACCGTCGAGGCCATCAAAGAGTTCAACGTCGCTATCAAGGGCCCGCTGACAACACCAGTCGGCGCTGGCTTCCGCTCGCTGAACGTCGCGCTCCGCAAGACGCTCGACCTCTACGCGAACGTCCGCCCGACCTACCACATCGACGGCGTCCCATCACCGGTCAAAGACCCCGAGGAGATGGACATGGTCACCTTCCGGGAGAACACCGAAGACGTCTATGCTGGCATCGAGTGGGAGGCCGGCACCGACGAAGTCGAGGAGGTCAAGGAGTTCGTCGAAGAGGAGATGGACTTCGACGAGACCATCCACGACGGCCCGGTCGGCATCGGCGTCAAGCCGATTACCGAGTTCGGGACCAAGCGCCTCGTCCGCGAGGCAATCGACTACGCCCTCGAAGAGGACCGGGACAGCGTCACGCTGGTCCACAAGGGCAACATCATGAAGTTCACCGAGGGAGCCTTCCGTGACTGGGGCTACGAGGTCGCCGAAGAGGAGTACGGCGAGAACGTCATCACCGAGGACGAGCTGTGGGACGAGTACGACGGCGAACAGCCCGAGGGCTCGCTGGTCGTCAACGACCGCATCGCCGACAACATGCTCCAGCAGCTCCTGACCCGTACCGACGAGTACGACGTCATCGCGACGATGAACCTGAACGGGGACTACATGTCCGACGCCGCCGGCGCACAGATCGGCGGCCTCGGCATCGCCCCCGGTGCGAACTTCGGCTCGGCCCGCTGTCTCGCAGAGCCGGTCCACGGCTCCGCGCCGAAGTACGCCGGCGAGGACAAGGTCAACCCGACCGCGATGATTCTCTCCGGCCGCCTCATGCTCGAATACATGGGCTGGAAGGACGCCGGCCAGCTCGTTCGTGACGCCGTCGAGGAGACCATCTCCTCCGGTGACGTCACCTATGACCTCGAACGACAGATCGAGGGCGGCAACAAGCTCGCCACCAGCGAGTTCGCCGACAAGGTCGTCGAAAATATAGAGAAGCTCTCGTAG
- a CDS encoding amidohydrolase, whose translation MVDRVFTNCEVRPLSGDEPASAVAVADGTVTAVGDPNELSTAGAETVDCRGGVLLPGFVDAHTHLDIVGRRAVEADLAGADGPADCIDRLLAADGGEGWILGFGYDESDWNGDLLQAATLDQVSTKRPVAAAREDIHTVSVNHAALDVLDLPDDGVRTEDGAPTGVLVEEAAEAVFDAIAPDYTQTREYLLAAQEVALSEGITAVHDMVRQSHAPRVYRDLDAEDALSLRVRLNYWVDHLDSVRELGLVTNHGSDRVRTGAIKTYIDGSLGAGTARLRDPYADSDSVGEWRTAPDALRRLVSEVDDAGLQFAAHAIGDAAIEALLSAVESVDAESERHRVEHAEVLTGDLVERLAASPLVVSSQPNFHRWAAPGGLYDERLGERRAQTNQFRDLVDAGAQLAFGSDCMPLSPLYGVQQAVTAPEPNQRLTVDEALRAYTSGAAYAGFDEDRMGTITPGSVADFAVLTAPPWAVPGGEISDIAVTLTVSDGDVVFDASD comes from the coding sequence ATGGTCGACCGCGTATTCACGAACTGTGAGGTGCGACCGCTGTCCGGCGACGAGCCGGCGTCCGCGGTTGCAGTAGCGGACGGCACGGTTACCGCCGTCGGCGACCCGAACGAACTCTCGACGGCGGGTGCCGAGACCGTCGACTGCCGCGGCGGCGTCTTGCTGCCCGGTTTCGTCGACGCCCACACGCATCTGGACATCGTCGGCCGGCGTGCAGTCGAGGCGGACCTCGCCGGGGCAGACGGCCCGGCCGACTGCATCGACCGGCTGCTGGCGGCTGACGGCGGCGAGGGTTGGATTCTGGGCTTTGGCTACGACGAGAGCGACTGGAATGGCGACCTGTTGCAAGCGGCGACGCTTGACCAAGTAAGTACCAAGCGCCCCGTTGCGGCCGCGCGAGAAGACATCCACACGGTATCGGTGAACCACGCCGCGCTGGACGTACTGGACCTACCCGACGACGGCGTCCGGACCGAGGACGGAGCCCCGACAGGCGTACTCGTCGAGGAAGCCGCCGAGGCCGTCTTCGACGCTATCGCGCCCGACTACACACAGACCCGGGAGTATCTGCTGGCCGCGCAGGAAGTGGCGCTCTCGGAGGGAATTACCGCCGTCCACGACATGGTGCGGCAGTCACACGCCCCGCGAGTGTACCGCGACCTAGACGCCGAGGACGCACTCTCGCTGCGGGTGCGGCTCAACTACTGGGTCGATCACCTTGATTCGGTCAGGGAACTCGGTCTGGTGACGAACCACGGGAGCGACCGGGTCCGGACGGGCGCGATCAAGACGTACATCGACGGGTCGCTCGGGGCCGGAACCGCGCGGCTCCGGGACCCCTACGCCGACAGCGATAGCGTCGGCGAGTGGCGGACGGCTCCGGATGCTCTCCGGAGACTCGTGTCAGAAGTCGACGACGCGGGCCTCCAGTTCGCCGCCCACGCCATCGGCGACGCGGCCATCGAGGCACTGCTTTCGGCCGTCGAGTCGGTCGACGCCGAGAGCGAGCGCCACCGCGTCGAACACGCCGAGGTCCTGACCGGTGACCTGGTGGAGCGGCTGGCTGCATCGCCGCTGGTCGTGTCATCCCAGCCGAACTTCCATCGGTGGGCAGCGCCCGGTGGCCTGTACGACGAGCGACTCGGCGAGCGCCGCGCGCAGACGAACCAGTTCCGCGACCTCGTTGATGCCGGCGCACAACTGGCCTTCGGGAGCGACTGTATGCCGCTCTCACCGCTGTATGGCGTCCAGCAGGCCGTGACCGCGCCGGAACCGAACCAGCGGCTGACGGTCGACGAGGCACTGCGGGCGTACACCAGCGGTGCCGCGTACGCGGGCTTCGACGAGGACCGGATGGGCACGATTACGCCGGGCTCGGTCGCGGACTTCGCCGTGCTGACGGCCCCCCCGTGGGCGGTGCCTGGCGGCGAAATTTCGGATATCGCAGTTACGTTGACTGTCAGCGACGGTGACGTAGTGTTTGACGCCAGCGACTGA
- a CDS encoding cation transporter produces the protein MSRRATLRRVGLLVLGVNLLLVLLKAGVWFTTGSFAVQSEAINSAADTAYSLVIVAGLYLTTRPPDFEHPHGHERIEPFVSLFVAAGIFAAGGFVLWNAGTALLTGNISVSQGPAAVLVLAFSAVAKYALYRYCLRAGTNRNSPALIATAKDNRNDILTAGAALVGVAGAMVGYPIADPLAALVVAIGIIYTGIEVVQENVTYLVGGAPPEDLRREILRRALDHPKVRGAHDVIAHYVGPEIDVSLHIEVEGDLTLFEAHDIETAVIKSIEELPEVDDAFIHVDPKELGEWKDDEEVERLADLE, from the coding sequence ATGTCACGCCGCGCGACGCTCAGACGGGTTGGGCTGCTCGTTCTCGGCGTCAACCTTCTCCTCGTGCTGCTGAAAGCCGGCGTCTGGTTCACCACCGGAAGCTTCGCTGTCCAGTCTGAGGCGATCAACAGCGCCGCTGACACCGCCTACTCGCTGGTCATCGTTGCTGGGCTGTACCTGACGACACGCCCGCCGGACTTCGAGCACCCCCACGGTCACGAACGTATCGAGCCGTTCGTCTCCCTGTTCGTCGCCGCGGGTATCTTCGCCGCTGGTGGGTTCGTCCTCTGGAACGCCGGCACCGCCCTGTTGACCGGCAATATCTCGGTGTCACAGGGACCGGCTGCCGTGCTCGTGCTCGCGTTCTCGGCCGTCGCGAAGTACGCCCTCTACCGGTACTGTCTCCGCGCGGGCACGAACCGTAACTCCCCGGCGCTCATTGCGACGGCAAAGGACAACCGCAACGACATCCTCACCGCGGGCGCGGCGCTGGTCGGCGTCGCTGGTGCGATGGTCGGCTACCCCATCGCCGACCCGCTGGCCGCACTCGTCGTCGCCATCGGCATCATCTACACCGGCATCGAGGTCGTACAGGAAAACGTCACGTATCTCGTCGGCGGCGCACCACCGGAGGACCTTCGGCGCGAAATCCTCCGCCGCGCGCTCGACCACCCGAAGGTCCGCGGCGCACACGATGTCATCGCCCACTACGTCGGCCCTGAAATCGACGTGAGCCTTCACATCGAGGTGGAAGGCGACCTAACGCTGTTCGAGGCCCACGACATCGAGACGGCAGTCATCAAGTCCATCGAGGAGCTTCCGGAGGTCGACGACGCGTTCATTCACGTCGACCCGAAGGAACTCGGCGAGTGGAAAGACGACGAAGAAGTAGAGCGGCTTGCCGATCTGGAGTGA
- a CDS encoding HIT family hydrolase: protein MDKVFAPWRIEWVEREEPDSDVDCVFCAFQAQDDDRANNLVARSDHAFVLLNNYPYNPGHVMVIPHTHTGEYGDLDDETLLDHARLKQRTFDALETALSPDGFNAGLNLGGSAAGGSIDDHLHTHVVPRWNGDTNFMPVISDTKVIVEAVEETYDRLYAAFASQDGTTTPDEGAVRIN, encoded by the coding sequence ATGGACAAGGTGTTTGCGCCGTGGCGCATCGAGTGGGTCGAACGCGAGGAGCCAGACTCCGATGTCGACTGCGTGTTCTGTGCGTTTCAGGCACAGGACGACGACCGGGCGAACAACCTCGTGGCGCGAAGCGACCACGCCTTTGTCCTCCTGAACAACTACCCGTACAACCCCGGGCACGTGATGGTCATTCCGCACACCCACACCGGCGAGTACGGCGACCTCGACGACGAAACCCTGCTCGACCATGCCCGACTGAAACAGCGGACCTTCGATGCTCTCGAAACCGCGCTGTCCCCGGATGGGTTTAACGCCGGGCTGAACCTCGGCGGCTCCGCGGCCGGTGGGTCCATCGACGACCACCTCCATACACACGTTGTCCCGCGGTGGAACGGCGACACCAACTTCATGCCGGTCATCAGCGACACGAAAGTCATCGTCGAGGCTGTCGAAGAGACGTACGACCGGCTCTACGCCGCGTTCGCGTCACAGGACGGGACGACCACCCCCGACGAGGGGGCTGTCCGCATCAACTGA
- a CDS encoding hydroxymethylglutaryl-CoA reductase (NADPH) produces the protein MTDSEATALAERVRDGELRLYELEDHADPDTAAAARRHLLAEETGADLSAVGDYTFDAADAESNIENMVGAAQVPMGVVGPLPVDGGAAKGDHHLPLATSEGALLASVNRGVSTIRNAGGATARVLKSGMTRAPVFRVEDVAEAGEVSAWVREHVDALADAAESTTSHGELQDVTPYVVGDSVFLRFSYDTKDAMGMNMATIATEAACEVVESETPADLVALSGNLCSDKKPAAINAVEGRGRTVAADVLIPHEQVEDRLDTTSDAIVEANTRKNLVGSAKAGALGFNAHAANVVAAAFLALGQDIAQVVEGSNAITTVDAREDGLYASVTIASLEVGTVGGGTGLPTQSEALDVLGYAGGGDPAGSNADALAEVIAAGALAGELSLLAALSSRHLSSAHADLGR, from the coding sequence ATGACCGACTCCGAGGCTACGGCGCTCGCAGAGCGCGTTCGTGACGGTGAGTTGCGGCTCTACGAACTGGAAGACCACGCCGATCCCGACACCGCGGCAGCGGCCCGTAGACACCTGCTGGCCGAGGAGACCGGCGCGGACCTCTCGGCGGTCGGCGACTACACCTTCGACGCTGCCGACGCCGAGAGCAACATCGAGAACATGGTCGGCGCGGCGCAGGTCCCGATGGGCGTGGTCGGCCCCCTCCCGGTCGACGGCGGGGCCGCCAAGGGCGACCACCACCTCCCGCTGGCGACCAGCGAGGGCGCGCTGCTGGCCTCCGTCAACCGCGGCGTCTCCACGATTCGAAACGCTGGCGGCGCGACCGCTCGCGTCCTCAAGTCCGGGATGACCCGCGCGCCGGTGTTCCGCGTCGAAGACGTGGCCGAGGCCGGCGAAGTGTCAGCTTGGGTCCGCGAACACGTCGACGCTCTGGCTGACGCCGCCGAGTCGACCACGAGCCACGGCGAGCTACAGGACGTGACACCGTACGTCGTCGGCGACAGCGTCTTCCTGCGGTTCTCCTACGACACCAAAGACGCGATGGGGATGAACATGGCAACCATCGCGACGGAGGCGGCCTGCGAGGTCGTCGAGTCCGAAACGCCGGCTGACCTCGTCGCGCTGTCGGGCAATCTCTGCTCCGATAAGAAGCCCGCCGCTATCAACGCTGTCGAGGGGCGCGGTCGGACCGTCGCTGCGGACGTGCTCATTCCCCACGAGCAGGTCGAGGACCGGCTCGATACGACCTCCGACGCTATCGTCGAGGCCAACACCCGCAAGAACCTCGTTGGCTCGGCGAAGGCCGGCGCGCTGGGGTTCAACGCCCACGCCGCCAACGTCGTCGCCGCCGCGTTCCTCGCGCTCGGGCAGGATATCGCACAGGTCGTCGAGGGGAGCAACGCCATCACCACTGTCGACGCCCGCGAGGACGGGCTGTACGCCTCCGTTACCATCGCGTCGCTGGAGGTCGGGACCGTCGGCGGCGGGACGGGCCTGCCGACCCAGTCCGAGGCGCTGGACGTGCTTGGCTACGCCGGCGGCGGCGACCCCGCCGGGAGCAACGCAGACGCGCTCGCGGAAGTCATCGCTGCCGGCGCGCTGGCCGGCGAACTCTCCTTACTTGCTGCGCTGTCCTCGCGCCACCTCTCCTCGGCGCACGCCGACCTCGGGCGGTAG
- a CDS encoding deoxyribose-phosphate aldolase, which translates to MDEIPDRIEHTVLGPTTTPNDVRTCLDEALQYGMRACIPPWALPLATEYANVPLTAVIDFPHGQGQTDSVCQAAKLAWDAGADELDMVCNVGLLKAGEDDAVRDHITEVVASVPVPVKVIVEAPLLSDEELERVGQLVADADAAYLKTATGFSEGGATVHDVEILSKYLPVKASGGVGSWADARAMFEAGAERIGASSGDTIVREWQAETAGETVTEPEADPDDTDATDGY; encoded by the coding sequence ATGGACGAGATACCAGACCGCATCGAGCATACAGTTCTCGGTCCGACGACGACACCGAACGACGTACGAACCTGCCTCGACGAGGCGCTCCAGTACGGAATGCGGGCGTGCATCCCGCCGTGGGCGCTCCCGCTTGCGACCGAGTACGCGAACGTCCCGCTTACGGCCGTCATCGACTTCCCGCACGGCCAGGGTCAGACCGACAGCGTCTGTCAGGCGGCCAAACTGGCCTGGGACGCCGGAGCCGACGAACTGGATATGGTGTGCAACGTGGGCTTGCTCAAGGCCGGCGAGGACGACGCCGTCCGGGACCACATCACTGAGGTCGTCGCCAGCGTCCCAGTTCCGGTGAAGGTCATCGTCGAAGCGCCGCTGCTCTCCGACGAGGAACTCGAGCGGGTCGGGCAACTCGTTGCAGACGCCGACGCTGCCTACCTCAAGACCGCGACGGGGTTCAGCGAGGGCGGCGCGACGGTCCACGACGTGGAGATTCTCAGCAAGTACCTCCCGGTGAAAGCCAGCGGCGGCGTCGGGTCGTGGGCCGACGCCAGGGCGATGTTCGAGGCCGGAGCCGAGCGAATCGGGGCCTCCAGCGGTGATACCATTGTTCGGGAGTGGCAGGCCGAAACGGCGGGTGAAACCGTGACCGAACCAGAGGCAGACCCGGACGACACAGACGCAACCGACGGCTACTGA
- a CDS encoding cupin encodes MEEVPQAACETVEAVDGVHLTQLAVGEQMSVQQFHIEPGAAVPEHSHRHEQVGYVVKGTFTFHVNGEEYVIGPGDSYVVPSEEPHEARNDGEEPVRGIDVFSPPRPNPDWQD; translated from the coding sequence ATGGAAGAAGTGCCACAGGCGGCCTGTGAGACAGTCGAAGCAGTCGACGGCGTGCATCTGACACAGCTGGCCGTCGGAGAGCAGATGAGTGTCCAGCAGTTCCATATCGAACCCGGCGCGGCCGTCCCGGAACACAGCCACCGCCACGAGCAGGTCGGCTACGTCGTGAAAGGGACCTTCACTTTCCACGTCAACGGCGAAGAGTACGTCATCGGCCCCGGAGACTCCTACGTGGTCCCGAGCGAGGAACCACACGAGGCGCGCAACGACGGCGAGGAGCCCGTCCGCGGCATCGACGTGTTCAGCCCGCCCAGACCGAACCCGGACTGGCAGGACTAA
- a CDS encoding type II methionyl aminopeptidase encodes MTDVDFDSEQYEKCREAGEILAQVRDEAAERVEVGVSHLEVAQWAEEKIRELGGKPAFPVNISIDEEAAHATPERDDDATFGEEMVNLDIGVHVDGWLADTAVTVDLSGQAELAEAPAEALDAALDVAGPGVDVGQIGAAVEEVIEGYGYNPVVNLTGHGLGHWEQHTSPNIPNREVAQGATLDVGDVVAIEPFATDGRGKVQEGADEEIFALEREGSVRNRQARQVLEQITEEYRTLPFAARWLDSPRAEMALRRLKQQDIVHGYPVLKEQDNAYVSQKEHTVIITEDGCEVTTRSR; translated from the coding sequence ATGACTGACGTGGATTTCGATTCTGAGCAGTACGAGAAATGCCGCGAAGCGGGCGAGATTCTGGCACAGGTGCGCGACGAGGCGGCCGAACGCGTCGAGGTGGGCGTCTCCCATCTCGAAGTCGCACAGTGGGCCGAGGAGAAGATACGAGAGCTGGGCGGCAAGCCGGCGTTTCCGGTGAACATCTCCATCGACGAGGAGGCGGCCCACGCCACCCCCGAGCGCGACGACGACGCCACCTTCGGCGAAGAGATGGTCAACCTCGACATCGGCGTCCACGTTGACGGGTGGCTCGCCGACACCGCTGTGACAGTCGACCTGTCCGGGCAGGCCGAACTCGCCGAAGCGCCTGCCGAGGCCTTGGACGCCGCGCTGGACGTTGCCGGCCCTGGCGTCGACGTGGGCCAGATCGGCGCGGCCGTCGAGGAGGTCATCGAGGGGTACGGCTACAACCCCGTTGTGAACCTTACCGGCCACGGACTCGGTCACTGGGAGCAGCACACGTCGCCGAATATCCCGAACCGCGAAGTGGCACAGGGCGCGACGCTCGACGTGGGCGACGTGGTCGCTATCGAACCGTTCGCTACCGACGGCCGCGGCAAGGTACAGGAAGGGGCTGACGAGGAGATTTTCGCCCTCGAACGCGAGGGGTCGGTCCGGAACCGGCAGGCCCGACAGGTCCTCGAACAGATCACCGAGGAGTACCGCACACTGCCGTTTGCCGCCCGTTGGCTCGACTCGCCGCGAGCGGAGATGGCGCTTCGCCGCCTGAAACAGCAGGACATCGTCCACGGCTACCCAGTACTCAAAGAGCAAGACAATGCATACGTCAGCCAGAAGGAACACACCGTCATCATCACCGAGGACGGCTGTGAAGTAACGACGCGCTCGCGGTAG
- a CDS encoding replication protein H, with the protein MYAVVGCSNCSALWVTEGRPETTQCPRCGTRRKHQKRRKFVETDDEAHAREIRASMLANRQGEGDAFAELDSYAEMERQVGDAGVDDETYLEDSGVDTDAVSAAAERVEQGAASGSSRKETVLSALRNLDQPTEGDVVAYAEERGVPASYTRKALQKLVRAGEVSESRGKYRLL; encoded by the coding sequence ATGTACGCGGTCGTCGGGTGTAGCAATTGTAGCGCGCTGTGGGTCACCGAGGGGCGGCCGGAGACGACGCAGTGCCCGCGGTGTGGCACGCGCCGGAAACACCAGAAGCGGCGGAAGTTCGTCGAAACGGACGACGAGGCCCACGCTCGCGAGATCCGGGCGTCGATGCTGGCGAACCGGCAGGGAGAGGGCGACGCCTTCGCGGAACTGGACTCCTACGCCGAGATGGAGCGACAGGTCGGCGACGCGGGCGTGGACGACGAGACGTATCTCGAAGATTCGGGAGTCGACACTGACGCCGTGTCGGCGGCCGCCGAGCGCGTCGAACAGGGGGCGGCCAGCGGGTCGAGCCGCAAGGAGACTGTCCTGAGCGCGTTGCGGAACCTTGACCAGCCCACCGAAGGCGATGTGGTGGCTTACGCCGAGGAGCGTGGCGTCCCGGCGTCGTACACCCGGAAAGCGCTGCAGAAACTGGTTCGGGCGGGCGAGGTATCGGAGAGCCGGGGGAAGTACCGGCTGCTATGA
- a CDS encoding tRNA modifying enzyme has protein sequence MARYHIETYGCTSNRGETQQIEQALREGGHHPADGPESADVAILNTCTVLEKTERNMLARAKELDNETPADLVITGCMALAQGEEFQNADIDAEVLHWDDVPQYVLNGECPTITPDTETVLNGVVGILPIARGCMSDCSYCITKQATGRIESPSVEENVEKARALVHAGAKEIRITGQDTGVYGWDTNQGTSLLPELLDRICTDIDGDFRVRVGMANPKGLHGVREELAAVFAEHEELYNFIHAPVQSGSDDVLADMRRQHAVSEYLEVVETLDDKLDYWTLSTDFIVGFPTEEPADHEQSMALLRETRPEKINVTRFSKRPGTDAADMKGLGGQVKKDRSKEMSEAKMELMAEAYEEMVGRTVSVLLVEDGTDESLVGYDEAYRQVVIADAQERGLEIGDMVEVEVTSHNTVYAFGDPIERAQVAD, from the coding sequence ATGGCCCGGTATCACATCGAGACGTACGGGTGCACCTCGAACAGAGGTGAGACCCAGCAAATCGAGCAGGCGCTCCGGGAGGGCGGGCACCACCCCGCTGACGGGCCGGAGTCCGCCGACGTGGCGATCCTCAACACCTGCACGGTGCTTGAGAAGACCGAACGCAACATGCTCGCACGGGCCAAAGAACTCGATAACGAAACCCCGGCGGACCTCGTCATCACGGGCTGTATGGCGCTCGCACAGGGCGAGGAGTTCCAGAACGCCGACATCGACGCCGAGGTGCTTCACTGGGACGACGTGCCCCAGTACGTCCTCAACGGCGAGTGCCCGACGATTACGCCGGACACCGAAACGGTCCTCAACGGCGTCGTCGGTATCCTTCCCATCGCCCGGGGGTGTATGTCGGACTGCTCGTACTGCATCACAAAGCAAGCGACCGGGCGGATCGAGTCCCCCTCGGTCGAGGAGAACGTCGAGAAGGCCCGTGCGCTGGTCCACGCGGGCGCGAAGGAAATCCGTATCACGGGCCAAGACACCGGCGTCTACGGCTGGGACACGAACCAGGGGACGAGCCTGCTGCCGGAGCTACTCGACCGCATCTGCACCGACATCGACGGCGACTTCCGCGTTCGCGTCGGGATGGCGAACCCGAAGGGCCTGCACGGCGTCCGCGAGGAACTCGCGGCGGTGTTTGCCGAACACGAGGAACTGTACAACTTCATCCACGCACCGGTCCAGTCCGGCAGTGACGACGTGCTGGCAGATATGCGCCGCCAGCACGCCGTTTCGGAGTATCTGGAGGTCGTCGAGACGCTGGACGACAAGCTGGACTACTGGACGCTATCGACGGACTTCATCGTCGGCTTCCCGACCGAGGAACCGGCCGACCACGAGCAGTCGATGGCGCTGCTTCGTGAGACCCGTCCCGAGAAAATCAACGTCACGCGCTTCTCCAAGCGGCCCGGCACCGACGCCGCCGACATGAAGGGTCTGGGCGGCCAGGTCAAGAAGGACCGCTCGAAGGAGATGAGCGAGGCGAAGATGGAACTGATGGCCGAGGCCTACGAGGAGATGGTCGGGCGCACGGTCTCAGTCCTGCTCGTCGAGGACGGCACCGACGAGTCGCTGGTGGGCTACGACGAGGCCTACCGGCAGGTCGTCATCGCCGACGCACAGGAGCGCGGCCTCGAAATCGGCGACATGGTCGAGGTAGAGGTCACGAGCCACAACACCGTCTACGCCTTCGGCGACCCGATCGAGCGGGCGCAGGTCGCGGACTGA